One Aphelocoma coerulescens isolate FSJ_1873_10779 chromosome 5, UR_Acoe_1.0, whole genome shotgun sequence DNA segment encodes these proteins:
- the GPATCH2L gene encoding G patch domain-containing protein 2-like isoform X3: MDELVHDLASALEQTSEQNKLDELWEEMALSPRQQRRQLRKRRGRKRRSDFTHQAEHACCYSEASESSLDEAVKDCREVLTGNFSDSDDMAVVKRHAALSATLRSKQHLWHESDSFTENAPCRPLRRRRKVKRVTSEVAASLQQKLRVSEWNYERGCRFKSAKKQRLSRWKENAPWTSSSHGLCESGENRPFLSKGGRKERMECEADDQKQGSDENMSECETSSVCSSSDTGLFTNDEGRQGDDEQSDWFYEGECVPGFTVPNLLPKWGGDHRSEVERIDSGLDKLSVSTFLLPSRPAQRGFHARLNRLPGAAARCLRKGRRRLVGKETSMSTLGTERLGHIVSDPRQKEKNTMLASDFPHTVACAHEFNPLSPLYSLDVLADASHRRCSPAHCTARQTNVHLGPPCSRDIKRKRKPAAASTSSPTSGPASVISFFAT; encoded by the exons ATGGATGAACTGGTGCATGACTTGGCCTCAGCTTTAGAGCAGActtcagaacaaaacaaactggATGAGCTATGGGAAGAGATGGCCCTAAGCCCACGGCAGCAGCGGCGTCAGCTTCGCAAGAGACGAGGTCGTAAACGACGCTCAGACTTCACACATCAGGCAGAGCATGCCTGCTGTTACAGCGAGGCCTCAGAGTCGAGCTTGGACGAAGCTGTCAAGGATTGCCGTGAGGTGCTGACGGGTAATTTCAGTGACTCTGATGACATGGCAGTGGTCAAACGACATGCTGCTCTTAGTGCCACCCTGAGGAGCAAGCAACACTTGTGGCATGAGTCAGACTCCTTTACAGAGAATGCACCTTGTCGACCTCTCAGGCGTCGACGGAAAGTCAAACGCGTGACATCAGAGGTGGCTGCCAGTCTCCAGCAAAAGCTCAGGGTGTCAGAGTGGAACTACGAGAGGGGCTGCAGGTTCAAGTCAGCCAAGAAACAGCGTCTTTCACGCTGGAAAGAGAATGCCCCTTGGACATCTTCCAGTCATGGCCTTTGCGAGTCAGGAGAGAACAGGCCCTTCCTCagcaaaggaggaaggaaggagcgGATGGAGTGTGAAGCTGATGATCAGAAACAGGGCTCAGATGAAAACATGTCGGAATG TGAAACCAGCAGTGTATGCAGCAGCAGTGATACTGGCCTGTTCACCAATGATGAAGGCCGTCAAG GAGATGATGAGCAAAGTGATTGGTTTTATGAAGGAGAATGCGTTCCAGGATTCACTGTCCCCAACCTTCTTCCCAAGTGGGGAGGTGATCACCGATCTGAAGTGGAGAGGATTGACTCAGGCCTGGACAAGCTCTCTGTTTCCACCTTCCTTTTGCCCTCACGGCCGGCTCAGAGAG GATTTCATGCTCGCCTGAATCGccttccaggagctgctgcccgtTGTCTCCGTAAAGGTCGGAGGAGACTGGTTGGCAAG GAGACCTCCATGAGCACTCTGGGCACCGAGAGGCTAGGTCATATTGTTAGTGATCCGCGCCAGAAAGA AAAGAACACAATGCTGGCTTCTGATTTCCCACACACTGTGGCCTGTGCACATGAG TTCAATCCATTATCTCCTCTGTACTCTCTGGATGTGCTTGCTGATGCTTCCCACCGAAGATGCTCGCCAGCACACTGCACTGCCAG
- the GPATCH2L gene encoding G patch domain-containing protein 2-like isoform X4, with product MDELVHDLASALEQTSEQNKLDELWEEMALSPRQQRRQLRKRRGRKRRSDFTHQAEHACCYSEASESSLDEAVKDCREVLTGNFSDSDDMAVVKRHAALSATLRSKQHLWHESDSFTENAPCRPLRRRRKVKRVTSEVAASLQQKLRVSEWNYERGCRFKSAKKQRLSRWKENAPWTSSSHGLCESGENRPFLSKGGRKERMECEADDQKQGSDENMSECETSSVCSSSDTGLFTNDEGRQGDDEQSDWFYEGECVPGFTVPNLLPKWGGDHRSEVERIDSGLDKLSVSTFLLPSRPAQRGFHARLNRLPGAAARCLRKGRRRLVGKANKCPPGTTMFKGHQEETKASCSLHV from the exons ATGGATGAACTGGTGCATGACTTGGCCTCAGCTTTAGAGCAGActtcagaacaaaacaaactggATGAGCTATGGGAAGAGATGGCCCTAAGCCCACGGCAGCAGCGGCGTCAGCTTCGCAAGAGACGAGGTCGTAAACGACGCTCAGACTTCACACATCAGGCAGAGCATGCCTGCTGTTACAGCGAGGCCTCAGAGTCGAGCTTGGACGAAGCTGTCAAGGATTGCCGTGAGGTGCTGACGGGTAATTTCAGTGACTCTGATGACATGGCAGTGGTCAAACGACATGCTGCTCTTAGTGCCACCCTGAGGAGCAAGCAACACTTGTGGCATGAGTCAGACTCCTTTACAGAGAATGCACCTTGTCGACCTCTCAGGCGTCGACGGAAAGTCAAACGCGTGACATCAGAGGTGGCTGCCAGTCTCCAGCAAAAGCTCAGGGTGTCAGAGTGGAACTACGAGAGGGGCTGCAGGTTCAAGTCAGCCAAGAAACAGCGTCTTTCACGCTGGAAAGAGAATGCCCCTTGGACATCTTCCAGTCATGGCCTTTGCGAGTCAGGAGAGAACAGGCCCTTCCTCagcaaaggaggaaggaaggagcgGATGGAGTGTGAAGCTGATGATCAGAAACAGGGCTCAGATGAAAACATGTCGGAATG TGAAACCAGCAGTGTATGCAGCAGCAGTGATACTGGCCTGTTCACCAATGATGAAGGCCGTCAAG GAGATGATGAGCAAAGTGATTGGTTTTATGAAGGAGAATGCGTTCCAGGATTCACTGTCCCCAACCTTCTTCCCAAGTGGGGAGGTGATCACCGATCTGAAGTGGAGAGGATTGACTCAGGCCTGGACAAGCTCTCTGTTTCCACCTTCCTTTTGCCCTCACGGCCGGCTCAGAGAG GATTTCATGCTCGCCTGAATCGccttccaggagctgctgcccgtTGTCTCCGTAAAGGTCGGAGGAGACTGGTTGGCAAG